A region of Ictidomys tridecemlineatus isolate mIctTri1 chromosome 4, mIctTri1.hap1, whole genome shotgun sequence DNA encodes the following proteins:
- the LOC101971073 gene encoding branched-chain-amino-acid aminotransferase, cytosolic, with amino-acid sequence MASHRCAAAALASQDCSNGCSAEYLGEGGSKEVVETFRAKDLIITPATILKEKPDPNTLVFGTVFTDHMLTVEWSSEFGWEKPHIKPFQNLSLHPGSLTLHYAVELFEGLKAFRGVDNKIRLFRPELNMERMCKSAMRATLPVFDKEELLECIQQLVQLDQEWVPYSTSASLYIRPTFIGTEPSLGVKKPTKALLFVILSPVGPYFSSGTFNPVSLWANPKYVRAWKGGTGDCKMGGNYGSSLFAQSEAAENGCQQVLWLYGEDNQITEVGTMNLFLYWINEDGEEELATPPLDGIILPGVTRRCILDLAHKWGEFKVSERYLTMDDLTTALEGNRVREMFGSGTACIVCPVSDILYKGETIHIPTMENGPKLATRILGKLTDIQYGREESDWTIVLS; translated from the coding sequence ATGGCCAGCCATCGCTGCGCCGCCGCGGCCCTCGCCTCGCAGGACTGCAGTAACGGATGCTCCGCTGAATACCTTGGAGAAGGAGGATCAAAAGAGGTGGTGGAGACTTTCAGGGCTAAAGATCTAATAATCACACCAGCCACCATCTTGAAGGAAAAACCAGATCCCAATACTCTAGTTTTTGGAACTGTGTTTACGGATCACATGTTGACAGTGGAGTGGTCCTCTGAGTTTGGATGGGAGAAACCTCACATCAAGCCTTTTCAAAACTTGTCACTGCATCCTGGATCATTGACTTTGCATTATGCAGTAGAATTATTTGAAGGTTTAAAGGCATTTCGAGGAGTAGATAATAAAATTCGACTGTTTCGGCCAGAACTCAACATGGAGAGAATGTGTAAGTCTGCTATGAGAGCCACTTTGCCGGTGTTTGACAAGGAAGAGCTTCTGGAGTGTATTCAGCAGCTTGTGCAGTTGGATCAAGAATGGGTGCCCTATTCCACCTCTGCCAGTCTCTACATTCGTCCCACATTTATTGGAACTGAGCCTTCTCTTGGCGTCAAGAAGCCTACCAAAGCCCTGCTCTTTGTAATCTTAAGCCCAGTGGGACCTTATTTTTCAAGCGGAACCTTTAATCCAGTGTCCCTGTGGGCCAACCCGAAGTATGTCAGAGCCTGGAAAGGTGGGACTGGAGACTGCAAGATGGGAGGGAATTATGGGTCATCTCTTTTTGCCCAAAGTGAAGCAGCAGAGAATGGTTGTCAGCAGGTTCTCTGGCTCTATGGAGAGGATAATCAGATAACGGAAGTCGGAACTATGAATCTTTTTCTTTACTGGATAAATGAAGATGGAGAGGAAGAACTGGCAACTCCTCCGCTAGATGGCATCATTCTTCCAGGAGTGACGAGGCGGTGCATCCTGGACCTGGCGCACAAGTGGGGTGAATTTAAAGTGTCAGAGAGGTACCTCACCATGGACGACTTGACAACTGCCCTGGAGGGGAACAGAGTGAGGGAGATGTTTGGCTCTGGCACAGCCTGCATTGTCTGCCCAGTTTCTGATATACTATACAAGGGCGAGACGATACACATTCCAACTATGGAGAATGGTCCTAAGCTTGCAACCCGTATCTTGGGCAAATTGACTGATATCCAGTATGGAAGAGAAGAGAGCGACTGGACAATTGTATTATCCTGa